The Arachis hypogaea cultivar Tifrunner chromosome 14, arahy.Tifrunner.gnm2.J5K5, whole genome shotgun sequence DNA window AATGCTTACAGGTACTTGAAGACCAATTTCACTGATACTATCCATAAGTTGTTGAACTTTGCTAGCATCATTTGATCTTGTCCTCATCAAAGGCCTTCTGATCTTATCAAGAGGAAGCTCCACTATCACTGGccccccaccaccaccactactgcTTCCTAAACCTCCTGGAGGAGCCCCtgaatattcaaataaaaataaataaaagtattttaactTAGAatctgaaaataaaaatacaatttagatTTATAAAAACAGATAGAGAGAAAGATTTGTGCAACACCATTGGAACTGGATGAAGCAGACACAGTGAAGCTCCTTAATCTAATAATAGATGGAACCTGCAGAACAAAAtttgccatttttcttcttctttgtgctaatctttttcttttttttttttcccttcccCCCCTCATTCATGTGGTTCTATTTATAGTCAAAATATAAATTTAGAACCAGATAATATGAATGGCTAGATGAGAAGCATGACCCACCATTTTCAACGGCCAAGATGGTTCCTTTCACAAGCTATTTAGGATGGACCTTGCTACAGAGAACAATAACTCCAAACAACATTAGAAAGgtcaaagattttatttttttgaacccCATTTAGCTCTTCGGAACCATGGCAGCACTGgttcctttctctcttcttagGTACACACAactcactcactctctctctctctctcaattgtGTTATTATTGAATTCAGTGTGTGTGTTTGCGCAGTgatcaaaatattaattttccTCTTCTATGATTTGCAGGAACTATTCACCATTCATGTTAGCAAGACCTTTTATTGTGAAGGGGTGCAACCTCAATTTCTCCAAGACTGTTCTTCCTCTCCCATGTCGCAGGTTTCTTCTTGTTTCTCATAATTTTTAGTGTTGAAAGAAGTTAAAGTTTTCTTTTTATTGAGATGGGCAGTGCTTAAAACCAGAAAATTGTGGAAATTTGCTTGCGCAGTCACGGAATTAACAAATAGAGAAAGGGAATTTCGTCACAGTATCAGTTAAATTTTTTAGCATTAGGTGACAGTGTGACCTAATGATGTTAATTTCCTTGGATAATTTACATTCAGTGTGTGTTTCATACGAGAGTAGAAAATGTAATCCAAGAAATTAGCTGTGTTTCTTTTTTCCTCCTCCTGTTTTGACGATTTgcgaagaaaagaagagaaaatcagtgaaaacagaaaataaaaataaaactggaAATAAAAATTCAAACCAAATGCACGCTAAGTCtctgattggattctattttcatttttattgtcTTTAAAAGATTTTGTGAACAAAAACtgaaatgaaaacaaaaaccAAATATTTAGTTGATGCTCAACTCTATATATTTTTCCATTGAGAAAGTTGGCCCTAGCATGCAAACCAGGATACAATTACAATCATTGGTAGGAATAGGAATCTACACTCAACATTGTCAATTACGTTTTTCAATTGAGAGCATTCATTTCCATTCCAATTTGCAACTAATGGCTTAGTTATTGGTGAAAATGTGTTAGACTTTGCTTGGAAGGCATTGAAAATGGTGTTTCAAACAGCATCACTCATTGAAGCTTTTCACCCTGAAATAAGCATTGGATTTATTAAATGGTGTCTCTTATTATATTAGCAAATATGCTTGTGTAACTCTAATCTCATCTTATAACTTTTGACATAATTTGTTGATAACTAGAATTGTTTTCATGTGATACATTATGTGGATTTATTTCTCCTCTTTTTTATTACTCTTTCTGTTGATAACTATAAAATGCTATCTATGGCAAATGGATCAACATGGCTGGATAAATTGATTCAAAAACGTACCGAAAAGTGATAGTGATAGCGAAATATAAAGGCGAACGATGTTGTTGATAGATATTTCCTCACTATGATACTTATTACAGGTTGCCATTTAGTGCGAGGGCGACGCACGATGAACAAGCTGCAGCCAAAGCAGCTGCTGCTACTGCTGATAGTGGAGCTCCAACAATGTATCAGCATTTTACATGATACCACTACTGTAATCATTAAGTAGTTGAACAAATGCTTCCTATTCTGAATCATATTTGAAACTCTGAGGTTCAGACTC harbors:
- the LOC112741980 gene encoding sulfiredoxin, chloroplastic/mitochondrial isoform X1; its protein translation is MRGGREKKKRKRLAQRRRKMANFVLQVPSIIRLRSFTVSASSSSNGAPPGGLGSSSGGGGGPVIVELPLDKIRRPLMRTRSNDASKVQQLMDSISEIGLQVPIDVLEVDGVYYGFSGCHRYEAHQRLGLPTIRCKVRRGTKETLRHHLR
- the LOC112741980 gene encoding sulfiredoxin, chloroplastic/mitochondrial isoform X2; translation: MRGGREKKKRKRLAQRRRKMANFVLQVPSIIRLRSFTVSASSSSNGAPPGGLGSSSGGGGGPVIVELPLDKIRRPLMRTRSNDASKVQQLMDSISEIGLQVPASLGVTAMKRTSALDSLPSVVKYAAAQKRL